A stretch of Allostreptomyces psammosilenae DNA encodes these proteins:
- the disA gene encoding DNA integrity scanning diadenylate cyclase DisA yields the protein MAANDRADKGSGAEALLRASLRSVAPGTALRDGLERVLRGNTGGLIVLGFDRTVEALCTGGFVLDVEFSSTRLRELCKLDGAVVLDKDITKIVRAGVQLVPDATIPTEETGTRHRTAERVNKQTGYPVISVSQSMRLIALYVNGQRRVLEDSAAILSRANQALATLERYKLRLDEVAGTLSALEIEDLVTVRDVASVSQRLEMVRRIAQEIAEYVVELGTDGRLLSLQLDELIAGVEPERELVARDYFPDRAGKKGRTLEDVLAALDALSHGELLDLSTVSRTLGFSGTPESLDSAVSPHGYRLLAKVPRLPNTVIERLVEHFGGLQKLLAASVDDLQAVDGVGETRARSVREGLSRLAESSILERYV from the coding sequence GTGGCAGCCAACGACCGGGCGGACAAGGGCTCCGGCGCCGAGGCCCTGCTGCGTGCCTCGCTGCGTTCGGTCGCGCCGGGCACCGCCCTGCGCGACGGCCTGGAGCGGGTGCTCCGGGGCAACACGGGCGGACTGATCGTGCTGGGCTTCGACCGGACCGTCGAGGCGCTGTGCACCGGTGGCTTCGTGCTGGACGTCGAGTTCTCCTCCACCCGGTTGCGGGAGCTGTGCAAGCTCGACGGCGCCGTGGTGCTCGACAAGGACATCACCAAGATCGTCCGGGCCGGCGTGCAGCTGGTGCCGGACGCCACCATCCCCACCGAGGAGACCGGAACCCGCCACCGCACGGCGGAACGGGTCAACAAGCAGACCGGGTACCCGGTGATCTCGGTCAGCCAGTCGATGCGGCTGATCGCCCTCTACGTCAACGGCCAGCGCCGGGTGCTGGAGGACTCGGCCGCCATCCTGTCCCGGGCCAACCAGGCGCTGGCGACGCTGGAGCGCTACAAGCTCCGGCTGGACGAGGTGGCCGGCACCCTCTCCGCCCTGGAGATCGAGGACCTGGTCACCGTGCGCGACGTCGCCTCGGTGTCGCAGCGGCTGGAGATGGTGCGGCGGATCGCCCAGGAGATCGCCGAGTACGTGGTGGAGCTGGGCACGGACGGGCGGCTGCTCTCCCTCCAGCTCGACGAGCTGATCGCCGGGGTGGAGCCGGAGCGGGAGCTGGTCGCCCGCGACTACTTCCCGGACCGCGCGGGCAAGAAGGGCCGCACCCTGGAGGACGTGCTGGCCGCGCTGGACGCGCTCAGCCACGGGGAGCTGCTGGACCTCTCGACGGTCTCCCGCACGCTCGGCTTCAGCGGCACGCCGGAGTCGCTGGACTCGGCGGTGAGCCCGCACGGCTACCGGCTGCTCGCCAAGGTGCCGAGGCTGCCGAACACCGTCATCGAGCGGCTGGTGGAGCACTTCGGCGGGCTGCAGAAGCTGCTGGCGGCCAGCGTGGACGACCTCCAGGCCGTCGACGGCGTGGGCGAGACCCGCGCCCGCTCGGTGCGCGAGGGCCTCTCGCGCCTGGCGGAGTCGTCCATCCTGGAGCGCTACGTCTGA
- a CDS encoding A/G-specific adenine glycosylase yields the protein MTTASTPRQRRSPGPRRSPGAAPTVVPAAPLADLLHERVLDWYRREARDLPWRAPDATPWSIMVSEFMLQQTPVKRVLPKWQEWMERWPTPAALAAEPPGEAIRAWGRLGYPGRALRLHSAATAITQRHGGRVPEDHAALLALPGVGEYTAAAVASFAFRQRHAVLDTNVRRVYARVVDGVQYPPNATTAAERRTAAAHLPEDAETAARWAVAVMELGALVCTARTPECARCPLADACAWRLAGHPPHDGPARRGQAYAGTDRQVRGRLLAVLREADGPVEQARLDQVWDDAVQRARALDGLVADGLVEPVEQGVYRLPG from the coding sequence ATGACTACTGCCTCCACTCCGCGCCAGCGACGCAGCCCGGGCCCGCGTCGCAGCCCCGGCGCCGCGCCGACCGTCGTCCCTGCCGCACCGCTCGCCGACCTGCTGCACGAACGCGTCCTCGACTGGTACCGCCGCGAGGCCCGTGACCTGCCCTGGCGGGCCCCCGACGCCACCCCGTGGTCGATCATGGTCAGCGAGTTCATGCTCCAGCAGACCCCGGTCAAGCGCGTGCTGCCGAAGTGGCAGGAGTGGATGGAGCGCTGGCCCACCCCGGCCGCCCTCGCCGCCGAACCGCCCGGCGAGGCGATCCGCGCCTGGGGCCGTCTCGGCTACCCGGGCCGCGCGCTGCGGCTGCACTCCGCCGCCACCGCCATCACCCAGCGGCACGGCGGCCGGGTGCCCGAGGACCACGCCGCGCTGCTCGCCCTCCCCGGGGTGGGCGAGTACACCGCGGCGGCGGTCGCGTCCTTCGCGTTCCGGCAGCGCCACGCCGTGCTGGACACCAACGTCCGCCGGGTCTACGCCCGCGTCGTCGACGGGGTGCAGTACCCGCCGAACGCCACCACCGCCGCCGAACGGCGGACGGCCGCCGCGCACCTGCCCGAGGACGCGGAGACGGCCGCCCGCTGGGCGGTGGCCGTGATGGAGCTGGGGGCGCTGGTGTGCACGGCGCGCACCCCGGAGTGCGCGCGCTGCCCCCTCGCCGACGCCTGCGCCTGGCGGCTGGCCGGCCACCCGCCGCACGACGGCCCGGCCCGGCGCGGCCAGGCCTACGCCGGCACGGACCGCCAGGTGCGCGGGCGGCTGCTGGCCGTGCTGCGGGAGGCCGACGGGCCGGTGGAGCAGGCACGGCTCGACCAGGTCTGGGACGACGCCGTGCAGCGCGCCCGGGCCCTCGACGGGCTGGTCGCGGACGGGCTGGTGGAGCCGGTCGAGCAGGGGGTGTACCGGCTCCCGGGGTAG
- a CDS encoding VOC family protein, producing MITGLSIATVWVLDQDSAKEFYTSKLGFEVRTDAEMGPGARWLTVGSPRQPDVELTLCVPGPPMLDPESAEQVRALVGKGVLGAGVMATDDCHATYRELSAKGVVFLQEPAERPYGIEAVFRDDSGNWFSLTQRHERPAPTAASG from the coding sequence ATGATCACTGGCCTGTCCATCGCGACCGTATGGGTGCTGGACCAGGACTCGGCCAAGGAGTTCTACACCTCGAAGCTGGGATTCGAGGTGCGGACCGACGCGGAGATGGGCCCGGGCGCCCGGTGGCTCACGGTCGGTTCCCCACGGCAGCCGGACGTCGAACTCACCCTGTGCGTGCCGGGGCCGCCGATGCTGGACCCGGAATCCGCCGAGCAGGTGCGGGCGCTCGTCGGCAAGGGGGTGCTGGGCGCCGGCGTGATGGCCACCGACGACTGCCACGCCACCTACCGGGAGCTGTCGGCCAAGGGCGTGGTCTTCCTCCAGGAGCCCGCCGAGCGCCCCTACGGAATCGAGGCGGTGTTCCGCGACGACTCCGGCAACTGGTTCAGCCTCACCCAGCGCCACGAGCGTCCGGCCCCCACCGCCGCCTCCGGCTGA
- a CDS encoding SGNH/GDSL hydrolase family protein → MRTSTPGTSRAAGRWRIRLPRSRSRRVALALCLLLVGVLGVGSVPGYLTFLRGPDNPPAEACADGNTPGRPVVVAAGASMTQGTLGADWVGALRDRPEYRGHEVVNAGVNGSTSADLRQRVDSDIVACRPDAVVVLIGANDVRGDVPPEEYRENLEAIVDRVSARTTARIALMSLPPLGEDLDSELNRRLAGYNAVIEETATGSGADYLPLHERMADLLRQRAGEPTPYAFSFPLAYVAATKHYLLGRSWDEVARSHRLELLVDHLHLSDRGGAIVTDLTAQWLSTGDGASD, encoded by the coding sequence ATGAGGACATCGACCCCAGGGACCTCACGGGCCGCAGGCCGGTGGCGGATCCGGCTGCCCCGGAGCCGGAGCCGGCGCGTCGCCCTCGCGCTGTGCCTGCTGCTCGTCGGCGTGCTCGGCGTCGGGAGCGTCCCCGGATACCTCACGTTCCTGCGCGGGCCCGACAACCCGCCGGCCGAGGCCTGCGCCGACGGGAACACCCCGGGCCGACCGGTCGTCGTCGCGGCCGGCGCCAGCATGACCCAGGGCACACTCGGCGCGGACTGGGTGGGCGCGCTGCGCGACCGGCCCGAGTACCGGGGACACGAGGTGGTCAACGCCGGCGTCAACGGCAGCACCAGCGCCGACCTGCGGCAGCGGGTGGACAGCGACATCGTGGCGTGCCGGCCGGACGCGGTCGTGGTCCTGATCGGCGCCAACGACGTCCGCGGGGACGTGCCGCCGGAGGAGTACCGGGAGAACCTGGAGGCGATCGTCGACCGGGTGAGTGCCCGAACCACCGCCAGGATCGCGCTGATGTCCCTGCCGCCGCTCGGCGAGGACCTCGACTCCGAGCTCAATCGCAGGCTCGCCGGGTACAACGCCGTGATCGAGGAGACCGCCACCGGCAGCGGGGCCGACTACCTGCCCCTGCACGAGCGGATGGCCGACCTCCTGCGGCAGCGCGCCGGTGAACCGACGCCCTACGCCTTCAGCTTCCCGCTGGCGTACGTCGCGGCGACGAAGCACTACCTGCTGGGGCGCAGTTGGGACGAGGTCGCCCGCAGCCACCGGCTCGAACTCCTCGTCGACCACCTCCACCTGAGCGACCGGGGCGGCGCCATCGTCACCGACCTCACCGCGCAATGGCTGAGTACCGGGGACGGCGCCAGCGACTGA
- a CDS encoding TetR/AcrR family transcriptional regulator yields MSTRERILDAAAEILRTRGVVQATTKEIARAAEVSEPTLYKYFGDKERLLLAVLEERLPGLSRVPLRPGEGDVEQNLAQLAHAVLDFYQRSIPMLGALLADPQRMAAHRVAMGRHGAGPDRPVTALAGYLRAEQAIGRLGADADPDAAASLLIGACFHEAFLRCYAHGPGATAAPRSVADGLARTLLRQLR; encoded by the coding sequence ATGAGCACGCGGGAACGGATCCTCGACGCGGCCGCGGAGATCCTGCGGACACGCGGTGTCGTGCAGGCCACCACCAAGGAGATCGCACGGGCCGCCGAGGTCTCGGAGCCGACGCTCTACAAGTACTTCGGCGACAAGGAGCGGCTGCTGCTGGCCGTGCTGGAGGAGCGCCTGCCCGGACTGTCCCGGGTCCCGCTGCGCCCCGGAGAGGGCGACGTCGAGCAGAACCTCGCCCAACTCGCCCACGCGGTACTGGACTTCTACCAGCGCTCGATCCCCATGCTGGGGGCGCTCCTCGCCGATCCCCAGCGGATGGCGGCGCACCGGGTGGCGATGGGCCGGCACGGCGCCGGCCCCGACAGGCCCGTCACGGCCCTCGCCGGCTACCTGCGGGCCGAGCAGGCCATCGGACGACTCGGCGCCGACGCGGACCCGGACGCCGCGGCGTCACTGCTGATCGGCGCCTGCTTCCACGAGGCGTTCCTGCGCTGCTACGCCCACGGCCCGGGCGCCACCGCGGCCCCGCGGTCGGTCGCGGACGGCCTCGCCCGGACGCTCCTGCGGCAACTGCGCTGA
- the radA gene encoding DNA repair protein RadA: MAARTRTPGGRDRPAYRCSECGATPPKWFGRCPECQTWGTVEEVGGAAAPVRTTAAVPVTSPARPIPQVDGTVAVARPTGVDEFDRVLGGGLVPGAVILLAGEPGVGKSTLLLDVAARTATAEQRTLYITGEESAGQVRLRADRIGALNEHLYLAADSNLASVLGQIDDVKPSLLVLDSVQTVASPEIDGAPGGMAQVREVAGALIRASKERAMTTLLVGHVTKDGQIAGPRLLEHLVDVVLNFEGDRHARLRLVRGVKNRFGNTDEVGCFELHDEGITGLSDPSGLFLTRRDTPVSGTCLTVALEGRRPLVTEVQALTVETALPTPRRTTSGLDSSRMATVTAVLEQHGGIVVGKRDVYAATVGGVRLGEPAADLSLALALASAASGRPLPSGLVAVGELGLAGEVRRVTGIQRRLAEAERLGFRHAIVPADPGKVPQGMRVIEARTIADALDAARIPRRRRGDD; encoded by the coding sequence ATGGCAGCTCGAACCCGTACCCCCGGCGGCCGGGACCGCCCCGCCTACCGGTGCTCCGAGTGCGGCGCCACGCCGCCGAAGTGGTTCGGCCGCTGCCCGGAGTGCCAGACGTGGGGCACGGTGGAGGAGGTCGGCGGCGCGGCGGCCCCGGTGCGCACCACCGCCGCCGTCCCGGTGACCTCCCCCGCCCGGCCCATCCCGCAGGTGGACGGCACGGTGGCGGTGGCCCGTCCGACCGGCGTCGACGAGTTCGACCGGGTCCTCGGCGGCGGCCTGGTGCCCGGCGCGGTGATCCTGCTGGCCGGCGAGCCCGGCGTCGGGAAGTCCACCCTGCTGCTGGACGTGGCCGCCCGTACCGCCACCGCCGAGCAGCGCACCCTCTACATCACCGGGGAGGAGTCGGCCGGGCAGGTGCGGCTGCGGGCGGACCGCATCGGGGCGCTCAACGAGCACCTCTACCTGGCCGCCGACTCCAACCTGGCGTCGGTGCTCGGCCAGATCGACGACGTCAAGCCGTCCCTGCTGGTGCTGGACTCCGTGCAGACCGTCGCCTCGCCCGAGATCGACGGCGCGCCCGGCGGGATGGCGCAGGTGCGCGAGGTGGCCGGGGCGCTGATCCGGGCCTCCAAGGAGCGCGCCATGACGACCCTGCTGGTGGGGCACGTCACCAAGGACGGCCAGATCGCCGGCCCCCGACTGCTGGAGCACCTGGTGGACGTGGTGCTCAACTTCGAGGGCGACCGGCACGCCCGGCTGCGGCTGGTGCGCGGCGTGAAGAACCGCTTCGGCAACACCGACGAGGTGGGCTGCTTCGAGCTGCACGACGAGGGCATCACCGGCCTGTCGGATCCCAGCGGGCTGTTCCTCACCCGGCGCGACACGCCCGTCTCCGGAACCTGCCTGACCGTCGCCCTGGAGGGCCGCCGGCCGCTGGTGACGGAGGTGCAGGCGCTCACCGTGGAGACCGCGCTGCCCACGCCCCGCCGGACCACCTCCGGCCTGGACTCCTCCCGGATGGCGACGGTGACGGCGGTGCTGGAGCAGCACGGCGGCATCGTCGTCGGCAAGCGGGACGTCTACGCGGCCACGGTCGGCGGCGTGCGCCTCGGCGAGCCGGCGGCCGACCTCTCCCTGGCGCTCGCCCTGGCCAGCGCGGCCTCCGGCCGCCCGCTGCCCTCGGGGCTGGTGGCCGTGGGCGAGCTGGGGCTGGCCGGGGAGGTGCGGCGGGTCACCGGCATCCAGCGGCGACTCGCCGAGGCGGAGCGGCTCGGTTTCCGGCACGCGATCGTCCCGGCGGATCCGGGCAAGGTGCCGCAGGGGATGCGGGTGATCGAGGCCCGGACGATCGCCGACGCGCTGGACGCCGCCCGGATCCCGCGCCGTCGGCGCGGTGACGACTGA
- a CDS encoding ATP-dependent Clp protease ATP-binding subunit — protein sequence MFERFTDRARRVVVLAQEEARMLNHNYIGTEHILLGLIHEGEGVAAKALESLGISLEAVRQQVEEIIGQGQQAPSGHIPFTPRAKKVLELSLREALQLGHNYIGTEHILLGLIREGEGVAAQVLVKLGADLNRVRQQVIQLLSGYQGKETATAGGPAEGTPSTSLVLDQFGRNLTQAAREAKLDPVIGREKEIERVMQVLSRRTKNNPVLIGEPGVGKTAVVEGLAQAIVKGEVPETLKDKQLYTLDLGALVAGSRYRGDFEERLKKVLKEIRTRGDIILFIDELHTLVGAGAAEGAIDAASILKPMLARGELQTIGATTLDEYRKHLEKDAALERRFQPIQVAEPSLQHTIEILKGLRDRYEAHHRVSITDAALVAAATLADRYISDRFLPDKAIDLIDEAGSRMRIRRMTAPPDLREFDEQIADVRREKESAIDAQDFEAAASLRDKEKQLLARKAKREKEWKAGDMDVVAEVDEELIAEVLATATGIPVFKLTEEESSRLLRMEDELHKRVIGQQDAIKALSQAIRRTRAGLKDPKRPGGSFIFAGPSGVGKTELSKTLAEFLFGDEDALIQLDMSEFSEKHTVSRLFGSPPGYVGYEEGGQLTEKVRRKPFSVVLFDEVEKAHPDIFNSLLQILEDGRLTDSQGRVVDFKNTVIIMTTNLGTRDISKGFNLGFAAKGDVQTGYERMKAKVGEELKQHFRPEFLNRVDDIVVFHQLSQEDIIRIVDLMAAKVDERLKDRDMGLELRPSAKALLAKRGYDPVLGARPLRRTIQREIEDALSEKILYGELRPGHIVVVDTQGDGDDATFTFKGEEKAALPDAPPVESASGPNLSKE from the coding sequence ATGTTCGAGAGGTTCACCGACCGCGCGCGGCGAGTTGTCGTCCTGGCCCAGGAAGAGGCCCGGATGCTCAACCACAACTACATCGGCACCGAGCACATCCTCCTGGGCCTGATCCACGAGGGTGAGGGTGTCGCTGCGAAGGCACTGGAGAGCCTCGGCATTTCGCTCGAGGCGGTCCGGCAGCAGGTGGAGGAGATCATCGGCCAGGGCCAGCAGGCCCCGAGCGGCCACATCCCCTTCACTCCGCGGGCCAAGAAGGTGCTGGAGCTGTCCCTTCGAGAGGCCCTTCAGCTCGGTCACAACTACATCGGCACCGAGCACATCCTGCTCGGCCTGATCCGTGAGGGCGAGGGCGTGGCCGCCCAGGTCCTCGTGAAGCTTGGCGCCGACCTCAACCGGGTGCGGCAGCAGGTGATCCAGCTGCTCTCCGGCTACCAGGGCAAGGAGACCGCCACGGCGGGCGGCCCCGCCGAGGGGACCCCCTCCACCTCCCTGGTTCTCGACCAGTTCGGCCGCAACCTCACGCAGGCGGCCCGCGAGGCCAAGCTCGACCCGGTCATCGGGCGCGAGAAGGAAATCGAGCGGGTCATGCAGGTGCTGTCCCGCCGTACCAAGAACAACCCCGTCCTGATCGGCGAGCCCGGCGTCGGCAAGACCGCCGTCGTCGAGGGCCTGGCGCAGGCCATCGTCAAGGGCGAGGTCCCCGAGACGCTCAAGGACAAGCAGCTGTACACCCTCGACCTCGGCGCCCTGGTCGCCGGGTCCCGCTACCGCGGTGACTTCGAGGAACGGCTGAAGAAGGTCCTCAAGGAGATCCGCACCCGCGGCGACATCATCCTGTTCATCGACGAGCTGCACACGCTCGTCGGCGCGGGCGCCGCCGAGGGCGCGATCGACGCCGCCAGCATCCTCAAGCCCATGCTGGCCCGCGGCGAGCTGCAGACCATCGGTGCCACCACCCTGGACGAGTACCGCAAGCACCTGGAGAAGGACGCCGCGCTGGAGCGCCGCTTCCAGCCGATCCAGGTCGCCGAGCCCTCGCTGCAGCACACCATCGAGATCCTCAAGGGCCTGCGCGACCGCTACGAGGCGCACCACCGGGTGTCCATCACGGACGCCGCCCTCGTCGCCGCCGCCACGCTCGCCGACCGCTACATCTCCGACCGCTTCCTGCCGGACAAGGCGATCGACCTGATCGACGAGGCCGGTTCCCGGATGCGCATCCGCCGGATGACCGCGCCGCCGGACCTGCGCGAGTTCGACGAGCAGATCGCCGACGTGCGCCGGGAGAAGGAGTCCGCGATCGACGCGCAGGACTTCGAGGCCGCCGCCTCGCTGCGCGACAAGGAGAAGCAGCTCCTCGCCCGCAAGGCCAAGCGGGAGAAGGAGTGGAAGGCCGGCGACATGGACGTCGTCGCCGAGGTCGACGAGGAGCTGATCGCGGAGGTCCTGGCGACCGCCACGGGCATCCCGGTGTTCAAGCTCACCGAGGAGGAGTCCTCCCGCCTGCTGCGCATGGAGGACGAGCTGCACAAGCGCGTCATCGGCCAGCAGGACGCCATCAAGGCGCTCTCCCAGGCCATCCGGCGCACCCGCGCCGGCCTGAAGGACCCGAAGCGTCCCGGCGGTTCGTTCATCTTCGCCGGCCCGTCCGGCGTGGGTAAGACCGAGCTGTCCAAGACGCTGGCGGAGTTCCTCTTCGGCGACGAGGACGCCCTGATCCAGCTGGACATGTCGGAGTTCTCCGAGAAGCACACCGTCTCGCGGCTCTTCGGCTCCCCGCCCGGCTACGTGGGCTACGAGGAGGGCGGCCAGCTCACCGAGAAGGTGCGCCGCAAGCCGTTCTCCGTGGTCCTGTTCGACGAGGTGGAGAAGGCCCACCCGGACATCTTCAACTCCCTGTTGCAGATCCTGGAGGACGGTCGGCTGACCGACTCCCAGGGCCGGGTGGTCGACTTCAAGAACACCGTCATCATCATGACCACCAACCTCGGCACCCGGGACATCTCCAAGGGCTTCAACCTCGGCTTCGCGGCCAAGGGCGACGTCCAGACCGGCTACGAGCGGATGAAGGCCAAGGTCGGCGAGGAGCTCAAGCAGCACTTCCGCCCCGAGTTCCTCAACCGCGTCGACGACATCGTGGTGTTCCACCAGCTCTCGCAGGAGGACATCATCCGGATCGTCGACCTGATGGCCGCCAAGGTCGACGAGCGGCTCAAGGACCGCGACATGGGCCTGGAGCTGCGCCCGTCCGCCAAGGCCCTGCTGGCCAAGCGCGGCTACGACCCGGTGCTGGGCGCCCGGCCGCTGCGCCGGACGATCCAGCGGGAGATCGAGGACGCGCTCTCCGAGAAGATCCTCTACGGCGAGCTGCGCCCCGGTCACATCGTGGTCGTCGACACCCAGGGCGACGGCGACGACGCCACCTTCACCTTCAAGGGTGAGGAGAAGGCGGCGCTGCCGGACGCTCCGCCGGTGGAGTCGGCTTCCGGGCCGAACCTCTCCAAGGAGTGA
- a CDS encoding NAD(P)-dependent oxidoreductase, which yields MRMTVFGATGGTGAHLVRQALAAGHHVTAVVRDPARLGQAEHPRLEPVVADAMDPDAVAPTLAGRDAVISTLGPRTRGEGSVCSDGARAITTAMRAVGTRRLVVVTASGHVVDGGDGPFTRAVVKPMLRRYLREGFADFARTDQVVRDSGLDWTIMRPPRLTEGRRRPYRTAVDRNVRGGITISRADLAHAILAALENPASIGHTIGLGY from the coding sequence ATGCGCATGACCGTCTTCGGCGCGACCGGCGGCACGGGGGCGCACCTCGTGCGGCAGGCGCTCGCCGCCGGCCACCACGTCACAGCGGTCGTCCGGGACCCAGCGCGCCTCGGCCAGGCGGAGCACCCACGGCTCGAACCGGTGGTCGCCGACGCGATGGACCCGGACGCGGTCGCGCCGACGCTGGCCGGTCGGGACGCCGTCATCTCCACGCTGGGCCCACGCACCAGGGGCGAGGGATCCGTGTGCTCCGACGGCGCCCGCGCGATCACCACCGCGATGCGCGCCGTCGGAACGCGCCGCCTGGTCGTCGTCACCGCCAGCGGACACGTCGTCGACGGCGGCGACGGGCCGTTCACCCGAGCGGTCGTCAAGCCGATGCTGCGGCGCTACCTCAGGGAGGGGTTCGCCGACTTCGCCCGCACCGACCAGGTCGTCCGGGACAGCGGCCTGGACTGGACGATCATGCGCCCGCCCCGCCTCACCGAGGGCCGGCGCCGCCCCTACCGCACCGCCGTCGACCGCAACGTGCGCGGCGGCATCACCATCTCCCGCGCCGACCTGGCGCACGCCATCCTCGCCGCGCTGGAGAACCCGGCCAGCATCGGCCACACCATCGGACTGGGGTACTGA